In the Canis aureus isolate CA01 chromosome 36, VMU_Caureus_v.1.0, whole genome shotgun sequence genome, TCCCAACTAAAGTCCGAGGAGAGCATCACCCTATCTCTAGACTGTGTcagtcacaggaaaaaaaaaaaaaaaatcctattcacATTTATACGTAGAACTCATGTTGGCACTCAAATAAGTAACGAAATACGATTGTGTTAAAGCAGAGGCCGGCGCAGGGTTTGTGAAGTCCTCTGTTTGCAGAGGACTCTAGTCAGGCTACACCGATAAGTGGGCTGGACCCGAAGTGGAAAATACCCGGAGGAGGCGACTGCTCAGCTGCAGCCAGTTGTGGCCATGCAGAAATGCCCGCCCTGTGCCACGTGATCATCAGTGTTCCCgagagaaaatggaaatctaGAATATAACTAATAGCGCTAGATTTTAAGATTCGTTGCTGATTCAAAGTGTGTTAAAATGCTGTGCAGATCAAATAAGTCTTTGAGCCATCAATTTATAACATGTGACTAGTGGAAAAGGTCAGTATTTTGAGATCACAGACCTGTATTTGAGTTAGGGATTAGGCACCCggtggtgactctgatgctaggCGAGTTCCTTGTCCTCTGTTTTCACATGTGTACAGTGGGAAAGATAATACCTGCCTGATAGGGTCGTGGAGACGGAATAGAAACAATACAGGATATTGCAGTTAGGAGGAGTGTATGTGGAGAGACAGAGCGGGCCTCTAGCAGTTGCATGCCGTGTGAAAGGGTGAAGTACTAGGAGAGTCTTTGCCTTCAGGAGTTTGGCCCAATGATAGGCAGAGCTACATGGGAACGCGGAGCATGCAGTACAAGGCAGCGTAAAGTAAGCACATAACAAGCGGTGCGAACAGTAACTGTTCTACCACAGTTCTTTccgggtttctttttttttttttttttttttttctttccggGTTTCTGAGTGTCCTgtacctttgtttttgtttttttttgtcctgtACCTTTGAACATAAAAATGTTAACTGTGTAGAAAGGCCCTCCCTGACCACTTTATCTAAATTCGACATTCCCACCATGTTTGTTCTGTATCACCACACCCTGCTTATTTTCATCTCATCTTTTTgatgatttttacatttgtttacttATGTACAGTCTACCCCAATAGACTCCAAACTCCATGGTGATGGGCTGTATCTTTATTAATCCCTACAGTGTGCCTGATAGCCAGCATAGCATGTGCTACATTGCAGGTGTAAGTAGGCCTTCAGtgaatgagacaaaaaaaaatactgtagcaTGAGTAGACATCATAGCAAaggcaaagaggagagaaaatacaGGTAGACATTCAGTTTAGTTAGTGCCTAGGTCACCTGAGAGGAGTACACAGGCAAGTAAACTGTATGGTACCATCTACACAGCTCATCTCAGCATTTACTGAATACCTTCAGTTGCCAAGCAGCAGTTGAAGCACCGAGGTACAAATATGTCTAAGATGTATGATCCTTGTCTCTGAGCAGCTTACCCTGTAAAGTGGCTTAGAGTGTAGGTCCACATTCTGGGTCAACATGAGACCTTGTACAGTTTTCTGCGCCTCGGTTTCCTTATATATGAAACTGGGATAGTAATGACAACTAATGTACaatattgtgaggattaaatgtgaatTCTTCCAAGATGTGTAGTGCAGTTCTTGACAAGTAGCAAGAGCTAGAAAACTATTATTGGTAACAGTAGTACTTCTTTACTGATATAAATGTGTGAAGAAGGCAGATTGGTGAACACGTCTTTGTAAAACAGCATGAAATGCATTAATggaggacggggtggggggtggggtggggctttCTTCCAAGCCAGAAACCTGAAGGACAGTCTTTTAACTTCCTTCTCAATACTCTATGTCAAATCAGTCATCTAGTCAGAGTAACCtcccaaatatttcttcaaacattcctctccttttccccttatttatttattaaagattttatttatttattcatgagagacacagagagagagaggcagagacacaggcagacggagaaacaggttccatgcagggagcccgacgtgggactggatcccgggtctccaggatcaggccctgggctgaaggtggggcgcTAAAGTGCtaaggcacccgggctgccccagttcaAGCCCTTATCAGTTCAACCCCTTCTCTGGACTCTTGGCTTCTACCTTCaggccagatggtttccctgCCTTTTTTTAGCTTTGGCCTCTCAAATCACCTACTCTCCATATTGTGTACAAATTAATTCTTCTGAGAATAAAGCCATGGTCTTACTCATCTCTTTTGTCTCTGGTGCATAGCTAGCATAATCCTTTGAAGATAAAATACATACAGGAGGTACAGATAGGAAGGAAGGTGGGCaaatggggagaaggaagaattAGTGGGAGGAAAGGATTTGGACTTAAATGTCAAGATAGTGCTTTTGAGTAAGCAAGTTATGGGGTCAGCTTTACGTTGTGCTTTACTTTCTGGCAACACAATGTAGAATGGACTCCAGGGATCAGAAAATCTATCTAGGGAATTGCGGTTAGAAGGCTTTGAATAGACTTGAGATGATGAGAGCCTTCTGAATTTGATGGCAGCAGTGGGAATGGTGATACATTTATTTGTGGAAAGTGAGATAAAGGAGATGAAGATGAAGCTGGAAATCCAAGTGATTAGAAAGTTTAATGCCATTAGCAGAGTTGAACAATAGAAGAGAAAACTTAcgtaattcttttaaagaactaaagaaaatagTATTACTATATGAATGTGTTGAATAAGATTGTTTTATGGTTTCCCTCTTTGGCTGATACAATACATAACTATTAAATAAGTTCTAGTTGAATGCTCCTACTGAGggttttcatttctgtgtatAAAACTTGCAgcatcaaatatttgaagatttttttgagATTAGAGGTGCATCTTACAGACTATATTTTATTGCTCTGCTTCTCTGATTGTAAGTCAGTCACATGCTGGCAAATTTTTTGCTAGCAACTTTGCCTCCTACTTCTTCACTCTCAACATTTGGAGCGGTCATTCACTGCTTATCCTACATGGACCCCAAATCAAAATGATCAACCTAAGCAGTAACCCAAACTGTATTTCAGGATTGTAAGCTGTCTGCTGTCCTGCTGTGACCTCAAGTGcagtgtgtttaaaaataaactcatctTCTTCACAAAACTGACTTTATGTTTCTCTCTGTTAGTATTTCTTTTCTCCCAGTCATTCCAGCTCAATACTGAATGGTCTTGGATGCCTTGGTCCCCCTCCCTCATACAGCCAGTCCATTATAACAGTTTTCagggctctctgtccctttctttcaCATCCCATGGTCACGCAGTTTATGATGTAAACGAATACTCTTAcaataacttctttaaaaaatctccctGTCTCCAGAcagattaatttttctaaaatccaATTTTATCCTGTCCTTGTTCAAGACATCCTCTATAGAATGCTTCTTAAGATTATTTTGGTGATTTAATTCATCAACAAATCCATAGGAATTTGTTGTGTATAATTTTGAAACGTCAGACATTATTAATCACTGCATACTAAGTTCTTAATAGTGAGCTACATTATAAGGCATACATATTTGAATATACTTGACTAACATTTTTACCTATATAATTAATTTGAAAACATGCCTTCAGCCCTGATATAAAACTTTTCTTACTCTATTTTCACAatcctaaaattataaaaagctttaattataaaaagtttataaaaggttttaattataaagtttttttatttcttccagaacAGGTGGGATTGTTCCTCCAGTAGCTCAGCAGCTTCACAGAGAAAATATCCAACGAATAGTGAAAGAAGCTCTGTCTACCAGTAAAATCTCTCCAAGTGAACTCTCAGCAATTGCAACTACTGTAAAACCAGGACTTGCGTTAAGCTTGGGAGTAGGTTTATCATTTAGCTTACGACTAGTAGACCAGTTAAAAATACCCTTCATTCCCATTCATCATATGGAGGCTCATGCACTTACTATTAGGTTGTTAAATAAAGTAGAATTTCCCTTTTTAGTTCTTTTGATTTCTGGAGGCCATTGTCTATTGGCATTAGTTAGAGGAGTTTCAGATTTTCTGCTTCTGGGAAAGTCTTTGGACATAGCACCAGGTGACATGCTTGACAAGGTAATTATTTAAGAATtaatttctccattcttttctgtTAAGGTACCTTTTTCAATTAAATAGTAATAGATATACTGCTACCGTTTATCCAAATATTTCTGATTAATATATTAGACTGAAAAATTTATGCacagtaagaaaaacagaaaaagtagtaCATAGTTTTATAAGAGATTTCTTACCCATTATGAATAAAATGGTAAGAGGTTTTCATCAGTACATAAAGGCTCAGATGTTTGCAGTTATGTTTTTaatcaaaaatatatgaaagaaattgcCATGTAAAGCactataaaaatgtgaaataagagGGTATATAAAGATAATGTAAAGACTGTAAAGCTGCACAAAGTTTTATGATTAAACATCACAATTGCTGACCACACTAACAAGcaggtttctttttcctttgtttatgaATCCTTGAGGCTACTGCTATATGCAGAAATCCTACTGCCAACAGCTGAAATAATTAGAAGAAATTGACAGGTTCTAATTTTTGAAGTTTATCATTAAGCAGTCGTTGTGAACTTCAAACTTTTCATTCCCGATAGAAGAGCAGAAGTGATAGGGAAGCAGTGATTGGCCACTATTGATCAGGCTGTCAGAAGGAGCGAGAGAGAATCTGTCCTTACTTACCAGCTGTAgtccaaattttaaaagcatcccATGTCTTATTACTCATCcagatttgttctgttttttttgttttgttttttgttttttagtaaatttaatttcctttgcaCCTTGGTTTCAGAATTGCAATTTTATGACTCATTacaaaaacttttgtttttgatagGTAGCAAGAAGATTGTCTTTGATAAAACATCCAGAGTGCTCCACCATGAGTGGTGGGAAGGCTATAGAACATTTGGCCAAACAAGGAAATAAACTGCATTTTGATATCAAACCTCCCATGCAACGAGctaaaaattgtgatttttcttttactggACTTCAGCATGTTACTGATAGGATaataacacaaaaggaaaaagaggaaggtaTTTTTCTAATTAATAGAGTTGATAAAATACATAATGCTGGATTGTGCCTAAAAATACCTGCTCGTTTCTGCAGGGATCCAGAAGGGACAAATCCTGTCTTCAGCTGCACACATTGCTGCTGCAGTACAGCACACAACAGCGTGCCACATTGCAAAAAGAACACATCGTGCCATTCTGTTTTGTAAGCAGAGAGACTTGTTACCTCAAAGTAACGCAGTACTGGTAAGCTTAGTCAGTACTGGTAAGCTTAGTCGTCTCCTAACAATAGAGTTAACACTTTACAGTATGTAacttttcttctaggagcttaATTGAGCTTAATTTCTAGGATGAAAATAACTTTATATCATATGCTAGCCCTAAAGTATGAAATTTTACAGAATAAAGACTAATAACCAATTCTTAAATAGGTGTGGCAGCTTTATGGGACATCTGTACAGGCTTTGTGGCAAAAACCTCCAAGACTTCATCTTCTCATTGAATTTGAAAGTGGATttacaagaagaaatgaaatgcagTAACTGCTATcgttatatttagaaaaataagctAGCTTCCTTTGAATGTATGTTCTTTTGATGAAATCCCTTTAAATCTGCATAAAAGCCATGGTAAACTTCCTGTTTATCttaaaattcatccttttgaaaattatgagagaatatttaaatgattcacaaaatggaatattacgtGAATATCAAAGGCAATTGCTTAAGAAtaatgtaaaatgagaaaaatgtttataagtAAAAATAGGGTCTGAAATATTGTACTtttattataattagaaaaaaagaagaaaatgtacaaaaatgaaagtggtcaggggtccctgggtggtacagtcggttAGATGTCttacccttggtttcagctcaggtcacaatctcagggtcatgagatccacccctgattaggctccatgctcagtatggagtcttaagtttctctctccctctgtccctccctgcccccatctaaataaataactcaataaATCAATCATCATATGCTGATATTGaaattgttgattttcttttcctccatcacTTGCTTATCCACCTATCAAAATGTGATGTTTTCTTACTGTATAATGCTGGTATTTTCCCCAGGTGTAGCTAACAGTTTGGTTCATATCCATATATAATATTTGGTACTTTTGGTCTTTTCAATTCCTTCAGGTTGCATCTGGAGGTGTTGCAAGTAACTTCTATATCCGGAAAGCTCTGGAAATTGTAACAAACGCAACACAGTGCACTTTGTTGTGTCCTCCTCCTAGACTGTGCACTGACAATGGCATTATGATTGCATGGTGAGCCATAGGATATATATGCTTCACTCATCATTTGCCATTTCATCATGCTAAGTCTTCTTTTAACTCTtggtctgtttattttattttaatgattcttATTTAGGAATGGTATTGAAAGATTGCGTGCTGGTGTGGGCGTTTTATACAACACAGAAGGTATCCGCTATGAACCCAAGTACGTAGTATCTTTTATAATCTCTGTACAAGTTGGAGTAGGAGATTCACAGCctaaattttgcttttatatatataaggttTTCATTGACTTGAAGAAAGATCACATTGATTTCTTTCATGAAATTTCTTCTTCTAAGAAATATCTCTCCTGCAGTATCAAATTATAGACATTTTGACAAATCATAGTTTAGAAATAGGTGGCGGGTAGGGGTGATGAATTCCCGCATTTAGTAGCAGAATAGAAACCATGTCCATGGCCTGGACTTTTGCAATGTCAAGCAATCTCAGGACTAGCTGGCATGTTGGGGAGTGTCAGGGAAGAGGTGTACAAAGCAGTCAGGTGTGAGACTGCTTTGTGAGTATGCTTCTCCACAGGCAGCTGAAAGAGGGCCAAAAGATACCTGTTTTCTGAAAGCCTTATTTCCTCTCAGATCAGAGTTCGAAAGAATAGCACAGTGTTTCAATTTGTTATCAATTTCTGGTCTAGGTTAGTTCTGGAATAGTAAAATAGTAAAGGATGATTATGTTTCATAATCTGCCGTAATTCTGTTttcaatatgattttatttgatgttttaaaatttttcagcattttaatCCATAACTTAGCTACATGAACCATAGACTATTAAGACTTCTCaaacacagggacgcctgggtggctcagcagttgagcatctgctgttggctcagaccgtgatcccagggtcctggggtaaagtcccacatcaggctccctgcatggagcctgcttcaccctctgcctgtgtctctgcctctctgtgtgtctctcatgaataaatgaataaatcttaaaaaaaaaaaaaaaaaaaacacaacttaccGTAAACAGAATTTAGTTAGTATTGGCAGAATGAATCTCCTATATTGATGGCCTAGCCTCAGGTTAAATATATTGTCTGATCTGGTGTCGCCTTCTTGTGACCGTGTTGAGGCTGAAAGACCAGGGGTTTTTCCAGATTAGGGTCCAGTTGAAGCCTTAATATTGGACAGTGTTGTAAAACAGAAATCTAAGGCCAAAGTTATTTACCGAGGAAGAGCTGAGAAAGAGAGTAGGATCTCAGACCTCTCTTGCCAGGAGTGACAGAGGAAGGTAGAAAGGAAGCAAGCCAGATTTTGAAACCTCAGAGAAGAATCCATAAAAACCAGGGGAATTTCTAAAGTAGAAATAGATGCAGATTTGACATTAGCTGCATGGTAAATTGTTTTTACCCTTTCAGCTTCGTAAGAGAATTATAAggcatttttgtcatttttctatttcattttaagtttttattcatagTATGAGAACAGTAAAActatttatttcaaaaacttCTAATTCTCAAACTCTTGAGTTGTATACATTAGAGATGTATAGCTgtttacatgtcaattatacctcaaagtattttttaaaattcctgaaatttaaataaaagaaaacaaaaaaatacaataaaaaataaaataataaaaaataaaaattctagggcagcccaggtggctcagtggtttaacaccaccttcagcccaggatgtgattcctggaaacccaggatccagtcccatgtcaggctccctgcatggagcctgcttctccttttgcctgtgtctctacctctctctctgtgtgtctcatgaataaacaaaaatcttaaaaaaaaaaattcctgaaatttAGATTTCTTGTTAATGGAACTGGCCTTCTGTTCACCTATTATTCCTGCTGTATTTGTGTTCAAGAACCATCATCATATATTATACATTAGACACATACAGTGTCAGAATTCTAAGCAAATAATCTACAGAACTAGCAACAGATCAGGAAACAAGTATTTGAAATAATGAGATTTATCTGGTTATAATGCAGATGTCCTCTTGGAGTAGATATATCAGAAGAAGTTGGAGAAGCCGCCATAAAAGTACCACGGTTAAAAATGGAGATTTGATTTTTGCTCTTCAAAAAATCTCTTAAGGTAGTATTTCAACATTTAAGTTGTGATTTTTTGTGTATGAAATTTTGGAAGGTACATAATACTAATTGTTTATcaagacttttgtttttttatgtttgatATTTAACCTCTTCTGAAAGACTGTTAATAATGTCATAGTCTTATAAGGGagtgtaatttttttattatcaaaattAAAGTAAAACATCTTGTGGGGAAAAGAATGTACTGATATTGGCAAGTAGAAAGAAAACCTTGGAAGATATACAATGATTCTGCTAAATCTTGGCCCCATATTAAACAGGCttagactttttttctcttttcctcatatTAGGAttataaaagctatttttttttagattatattctATGTATCTTATTTTAAgttaattgaagtacagttgacatacaatattatattacgGTGTGCAACTTTATGACtcacatttatatgtattatgaCACTATGATTAAGTATAGTCTCACCATCTGTACCATGCAAAGTTACCACAGTGCTATTGACTCTATTCCCTcgactgtacttttcatcccttgACTTATAACGGGAAGTTTGTACTTCGTAATCCCCTTCTCTTATTTCACCTGCTCAccccagtcccctccccacctggcaaactgatggttatcagtagaagctattttttgaaacagcctGACTTTTCTAATgagaaaacaattttagaaaagtAGCCAAGTCAAAGTCATGTCAAATCAGAGAATTCTAAATGAAGACAAAAGGTGACTCTCTAACAAAATGCaagttattaattataaaaatatgttattaggTGTCTTCCCTGGAGCAGTTGGGATGTCTGTctatacatttcttaaaatgcatctgagattttaagaaatatgatTGACCACATATATTTATAGccattattttagaaattgtatt is a window encoding:
- the OSGEPL1 gene encoding tRNA N6-adenosine threonylcarbamoyltransferase, mitochondrial isoform X3; the encoded protein is MLTLHKAAAALPKPSRSRMCEFLRSFGFDPGKLFLHKLILGIETSCDDTAAAVVDESGKVWGEAIHSQTEVHLKTGGIVPPVAQQLHRENIQRIVKEALSTSKISPSELSAIATTVKPGLALSLGVARRLSLIKHPECSTMSGGKAIEHLAKQGNKLHFDIKPPMQRAKNCDFSFTGLQHVTDRIITQKEKEEGIQKGQILSSAAHIAAAVQHTTACHIAKRTHRAILFCKQRDLLPQSNAVLVASGGVASNFYIRKALEIVTNATQCTLLCPPPRLCTDNGIMIAWNGIERLRAGVGVLYNTEGIRYEPKCPLGVDISEEVGEAAIKVPRLKMEI
- the OSGEPL1 gene encoding tRNA N6-adenosine threonylcarbamoyltransferase, mitochondrial isoform X2; its protein translation is MLTLHKAAAALPKPSRSRMCEFLRSFGFDPGKLFLHKLILGIETSCDDTAAAVVDESGKVWGEAIHSQTEVHLKTGGIVPPVAQQLHRENIQRIVKEALSTSKISPSELSAIATTVKPGLALSLGVGLSFSLRLVDQLKIPFIPIHHMEAHALTIRLLNKVEFPFLVLLISGGHCLLALVRGVSDFLLLGKSLDIAPGDMLDKVARRLSLIKHPECSTMSGGKAIEHLAKQGNKLHFDIKPPMQRAKNCDFSFTGLQHVTDRIITQKEKEEGIQKGQILSSAAHIAAAVQHTTACHIAKRTHRAILFCKQRDLLPQSNAVLVASGGVASNFYIRKALEIVTNATQCTLLCPPPRLCTDNGIMIAWNGIERLRAGVGVLYNTEGIRYEPKLLGKKLSFTINSLKSTTLEYWVRSG
- the OSGEPL1 gene encoding tRNA N6-adenosine threonylcarbamoyltransferase, mitochondrial isoform X1 codes for the protein MLTLHKAAAALPKPSRSRMCEFLRSFGFDPGKLFLHKLILGIETSCDDTAAAVVDESGKVWGEAIHSQTEVHLKTGGIVPPVAQQLHRENIQRIVKEALSTSKISPSELSAIATTVKPGLALSLGVGLSFSLRLVDQLKIPFIPIHHMEAHALTIRLLNKVEFPFLVLLISGGHCLLALVRGVSDFLLLGKSLDIAPGDMLDKVARRLSLIKHPECSTMSGGKAIEHLAKQGNKLHFDIKPPMQRAKNCDFSFTGLQHVTDRIITQKEKEEGIQKGQILSSAAHIAAAVQHTTACHIAKRTHRAILFCKQRDLLPQSNAVLVASGGVASNFYIRKALEIVTNATQCTLLCPPPRLCTDNGIMIAWNGIERLRAGVGVLYNTEGIRYEPKCPLGVDISEEVGEAAIKVPRLKMEI